In one window of Mus pahari chromosome 3, PAHARI_EIJ_v1.1, whole genome shotgun sequence DNA:
- the LOC110319031 gene encoding olfactory receptor 4C11, producing MQQNSTVTEFVLLGLTQDPLKQKMVFIIFLVFYMGTVVGNTLIIVTIKFSRTLGSPMYFFLFYLSFADTCFSTSTAPRLIVDALFKKNIISYNECMTQVFALHLFGCMEIFVLILMAVDRYVAICKPLRYPVIMSRQVCVILIIVAWIGSFIHSTAQIVLALRLPFCGPNLIDHYCCDLQPLLKLACMDTYMINLLLVSNSGAICSSSFVILIISYFVILHSLRNHSAEGRKKALSTCTSHIIVVILFFGPCIFIYARPPTTFPMDKMVAVFYTIGTPFLNPIIYTLRNAEVKNAMKKLWHVKIMTE from the coding sequence ATGCAGCAGAACAGCACTGTCACCGAATTTGTACTACTAGGATTGACACAGGATCCCCTGAAGCAGAAAATGGTGTTTATAATCTTCTTAGTTTTCTATATGGGGACTGTAGTGGGGAATACACTCATTATTGTGACAATCAAGTTCAGTCGGACACTTGGGagtcccatgtacttcttcctgttTTATTTGTCCTTTGCTGATACCTGCTTTTCAACTTCCACAGCCCCAAGACTCATTGTGgatgcactttttaaaaagaacatcatTTCCTACAATGAATGCATGACACAAGTCTTTGCTCTCCATTTATTTGGCTGCATGGAGATCTTTGTCCTCATTCTCATGGCTGTTGACCgttatgtggccatctgtaaACCCTTGCGTTACCCAGTCATCATGAGCCGGCAGGTCTGTGTCATCTTGATTATAGTTGCCTGGATAGGGTCTTTTATACATTCCACTGCTCAGATTGTTTTGGCCTTGAGACTGCCCTTCTGTGGGCCCAATCTAATTGACCATTATTGCTGTGACTTACAGCCCTTATTGAAACTTGCCTGCATGGATACATACATGATAAATCTGCTGTTAGTGTCTAACAGTGGTGCCATTTGCTCAAGCAGTTTTGTAATTTTGATTATCTCATATTTTGTCATCTTACACTCTCTGCGAAACCACAGTGCTGAAGGGAGAAAAAAGGCACTCTCTACCTGCACATCTCATATAATAGTAGTTATCTTATTCTTTGGACCctgcatattcatatatgcacGGCCACCAACTACTTTTCCTATGGACAAAATGGTTGCAGTATTTTATACCATTGGAACACCCTTTCTCAACCCGATCATCTATACATTAAGGAATGCTGAAGTTAAAAATGCCATGAAAAAATTATGGCATGTTAAAATTATGACTGAATAA
- the LOC110319664 gene encoding olfactory receptor 4P4-like, protein MGYGNLTEFILLGLFHNEDVKAICAVLFLFCYLAILCGNLVVLLTIKGSQLSEQPMYFFLSYLSFMDVCFTSTVAPKFIIDLLVQCHTISYNGCIAQMFYAHFFGATEIFILVVMAYDRYVAICRPLYYMITMSRQVCYILVIGSVFGAFIHSLVHVLVIIRLPFCGSNEIDHYFCDIFPLLKLACTDTRLLVIVIITTTGVMSILTFVALVISYIIILSILRTRSSEGRRKALSTCGSHITVVFMFFLPLIFTYVPMGDSVGDDKVFALFYTMIAPLFNPLIYTLRNTDMKNAMRKVWCQDKLFEGN, encoded by the coding sequence ATGGGATATGGAAACCTCACAGAATTTATCTTACTGGGACTTTTCCATAATGAGGATGTCAAGGCAATATGTGctgtgttgttcttgttttgctaTCTCGCAATTCTCTGTGGAAACTTGGTTGTTCTTCTTACTATCAAGGGCAGTCAGCTTAGTGAGCAgccaatgtatttttttctcagctaTCTGTCCTTCATGGATGTTTGTTTCACTTCCACAGTAGCCCCTAAATTTATTATAGACCTATTGGTACAATGTCACACAATCTCCTACAATGGCTGCATAGCCCAGATGTTTTATGCCCACTTCTTTGGTGCCACTGAGATATTCATCTTGGTGGTAATGGCCTATGATCGGTACGTAGCTATTTGCAGACCCCTTTATTACATGATCACCATGAGCAGACAGGTATGTTACATCCTTGTGATAGGCTCAGTTTTTGGTGCTTTTATACACTCACTTGTGCATGTATTGGTTATTATCAGACTTCCCTTTTGTGGCAGCAATGAAATAGACCACTACTTCTGTGATATATTCCCCCTGCTGAAGCTCGCCTGTACTGACACAAGACTCCTGGTTATTGTAATCATTACCACCACAGGGGTGATGTCCATTCTGACCTTTGTTGCACTGGTCATTTCTTACATCATCATTTTGTCCATCCTGAGGACCAGGTCATCAGAGGGCCGCCGCAAAGCTCTTTCTACCTGTGGCTCACATATCACCGTTGTATTCATGTTCTTCTTGCCACTCATCTTTACCTATGTCCCAATGGGTGATTCTGTTGGGGACGACAAGGTGTTTGCTCTGTTTTACACCATGATTGCCCCATTGTTCAACCCTCTCATCTACACCCTGAGGAATACAGATATGAAGAACGCCATGAGGAAGGTGTGGTGTCAAGACAAACTGTTTGAAGGAAACTGA